The window GTGGGAAAACTAGTTAGGGCGAGTTTTCTTTTCGCTTATTGCTGTTGGATCTCAATTTTATTCCAAACGAAATCCCTGGCTATCAGCATTTTTATATCCTCACATTCTGTGAATTTACACCCCTGTGACCCCTCTGCGTGAGATGGTAGACATAATTCTCTTTTAATGCTGAATTTTGGTCTGCAGACTCATAGCCGTTCGAGACAGAACAGAAACCGCCCTCATCATCTTTCATATAGGATCCTTAAAACCAGAGGGAAAATAGAGGGATCTCAATCCATAACCGTATAtgttggattttttaaaaatcccaccttccctctctttcttttgTCAATTATTCCAATTCTGTGACCTGTGGTTATCAACCCTCCCACCAGTGCAAGACAGTTTTACTGCTTTGTCTAACAGTTTAGAAATCTCTCAACTGCTTATGTGTTCAAAATTCAGCCATTTCACGGCCAAAATCGGCTAATAACACCCAGAACAAGATTAGAAGCAGGTTGGATGAGCAGCAGCTCAGAGTGCTAACACGGGGGAAGTCCAAAGCAGtgagtgtgtgtttttatatattttttacaaATGTAATTCAGGAGATTGCACGTTGTCACTTCCCACTTCTTTTGGGAATGACGGACACCAAACTGATCAACCCAGTGCGATTCTGAGGTGACTCCTTGAACAGAACTTTAAAAAGCCTTCAAGCACCGGACGACTTTAAAGGGGTATTTTAAACTCGGAATGGAAAAAAGTTTCTAACACATTGGTGTTACAACAGAATAAGaatatgagaaataggaggaggagtaagtCAATCTTAAAACCAACATTCACAGAGTAAAATAACTTATTCCAGGttaacgccaccccccccccccccaaaaaaatttcAAATGTGGATAAAAATCGTAGAATTAAATATCTATTTTATTTGGATGTTTCTATTAGGAATTTTATCAGAACAGTTTAAATACATATCGAATGAAATTAACTGAAACAGTGACTGAAAAATAAAACCAGACTGTTTTTAATCAGTTCAATGTCtaattattattttaaaaataataAATCTTAAATCGGGGTTTTGGattaaatatagaagagaaaacgTAATCGATAGCAGCAGACAAAACACTGGATTGCATTAAATCAGAGAGGAGTGAAACTAAACTGTTCAGTTTATTGCCCTTAAGAAAATCAACAGACTCGGGGAAATAAAAGGGCGAAAGAGGCACCTGGTTCTAAAGAAAAATATTTTCAAaagtaaactttaaaaaaaaaacattgtacTGTATAAAATTGCCTCTGAAGTTTGAACGGGGTCTGAGTTTAAAAAAACAATCTCAACAATACAATCCAAAGTCTAATTCGGTGGAAATCAGACAGAAATCGATTTTAATCGCGATTTCAAATCCTGATTTAAATCGTTTTCTTTCCTTTCAACTAAGGGACGGGAAATAACTCACGGAAATCAGGCGAAAGTATTTAGTTTAATATACATTCTAGCGTTTCTCAGATGAAAATAAAATGAGCAGTTTGTTAAATATTTCAGACTTTTGCTAGGATTGATATACCAGGAAACATGACTAGAGAGTTTGGGCGTGAATCCCCCTCTTGTTACTGCAGGGGTGGACCTTGGTACTTTATGTCTCTTAAAATGCATCGGATGTATTGCAGAATTTTTTCGACACTTTTCTGTTAAATCGGTTGGAAGTGatcaggagcagagagagaaagaattagAGATAGGGAAAATAAATAGCAGATTTAAGACTGGCTGGAACTAGGAAACCAAAACCAGCGGCTTAATCCCGGTTGAAATGGTTGCTGCCACGGTGGAAtaattaaacatttttttaaaatgtaatttaacATAATGCAATTTAATTAAAAAAAAGGGACTTTTAAGAACAGAGGGTCGAAAAACTTTCGGAAAGAAACTTTTAAAAACTTCTCGTTACCCagcgaatgtttaggatctggaatgcactgcctgagagtgtggtgggggcaggttcaattaTGACTTTCACAAACAAATTGGAGGATAATCTGCTGtgtaaaaatttgcagggctacggggaataaggcaggggagtgggactaggcgagTTGCTCTTTGCAGGGAGCCAGTACggtcacgacgggccgaatggcctccttctgtgcagtaaccattctatgatcctatgtaAAACTTCTTGAAGAAAAGCTAAATTAGTTACATTTCAGTTAGAATCTTATCCTTAATAGAAACAAGTAACTCTTTTAAACTGGGATTTATTTTATTTGGGGAATTTTAGTgggagaatatgtggaatgtcagcgGAGCTACAGAGAAGAAAGAGCCTTTTCAAAATCATTTTAATTTCAAAAACATTAAAGAAAGTGAAATATAAACTTTACAGAGAAATATCTGACAACCATTTGTTGGAAACTAAATTTACATTTATTCTCCAAAAAATAAACAATTAGAATTGTGTAAAGTACCGGCAGGGTAGTAtcctagttatattattggactagtTATCTAGAGGAGTTAAGATTCGGAGACACCAGGACAAATCTCACCGCagcagctagggaatttaaatccaattaatttaGTAAAATCCAGAATGAAAAAAAACCTAGTCTCGTTTTAATGATGAAATTgtggttaaaaacccatctggttcactaatgtctttcagggaaggtcATCTACTGCccatctggcttatatgtgactccaaacccatcacttcataactgccctctgaaatggcctagaaaaccaaggcaccgccactttctcaagggcaatttgggatggccaatagtgatggccttgccagtgacactgcgAATGAATAAAAAGTACATTTCCTTAAAATGCATTGAttaaaaattattttttatttttctctATTATATATTGTCTATTAACTCTCTCTCCCTATTATCTATATTCTCTTCCTATCAGTTATGTATCACTCAAGGTATTACTTATCCATTTCTATGTTCTGTTTACCTCTATGCATATTTCTCATTTATCTCTCaagtttttctttattcattcttgggatgtgagtgtcactggcaagaccattcctaattgcccttgagaaggtggcgatgccttcttggaccactgcagtctatatggtttgggtacatccacagtgcttctTTCTGTTGCGATTCGGTACAACTGAGGGGCTCCAGttatcatctctctctctctctctatctctctgtgtctgtttagTTTCACATACTGTATGAGGACAATGTGAAATTCATATTTGAATTCaagaaggttttttttaaattctcaatTTATCTGGATTGTACAaaagcaaagtgctgcagatgctgaaaatctgaaataaaaacaaagtgctggaaaccctcagtaggtcaggcggcatctgtggagagagaaacagagttaacatttcaggtcgtcaATCGTACCTCTgttctgtctccatagatgctgcctcacctgctgaatatttccagcatttactgtttttatctgGATTGCAATTAAATTACTTTTAATCCAGTTTATATGTGCCTGTGGCTTGAGTTTGTATGTGTCTAGGtgcatctgtatgtgtgtgtgtatataataagTCCTTGCACAACTTTAAACTTAAATTCTTTGGCTGTGCGCATATGAAAGCATAATTCAGTTTTTAATGTTAATGTTGTTAATGATGCTGAAACtaactgaaaatggtgacagcagaaGAAGAGGTGAACTTTTGGAAACTGGGATTGATAATGATTTATCACAAAATATGGTGATTATATTGAAGCCTAGAAATTTGAACCGTATTGTGTCAAAACTGTGTGAATTATGCTTTCATATGTTATTTACAGTTTGCTTTTATCATGTGCACAGCCAAAGCTTTAAAGTTTAAAGTTGCAAAGGGGCTTTATAAACACCCTGTATGCCtgttttgtgtgtctgtgttttacaTATCTCTACTCGACTCATtctgcttttttttaaaaccagaaTAGCGCTGAGTTTTAAACAAGCCCGATATCTATATCCACAGtcggacacagacacaaacagacagagacagtgacaggtaCAGAACACATACGCGGACAAAGGCAATCACAGGCAGGTTTGGACATGTActgactcaaacacaaacacacatacagacacacaaactcagactcaaacacaaacacacatacagacacacaaactcagactcaaacacaaacacacatacagacacacaaactcagactcaaaaatacacacacagacacacacacaaactcagactcaaaaatacacacacagacagacacacaaactcagactcaaaaatacacacacagacagacacacaaactcagactcaaacacaaacacacatacagacacacaaactcagactcaaaaatacacacacatacagacacacaaactcagactcaaaaatacacacacatacagacacacaaactcagactcaaaaatacacacacagacagacacacaaactcagactcaaaaatacacacacagacagacacacaaactcagactcaaaaatacacacacagacagacacacaaactcagactcaaaaatacacacacatacagacacacaaactcagactcaaacacaaacacacatgcagacacacaaactcagactcaaacacacacacacatgcagacacacaaactcagactcaaaaatacacacacacacagacaaacacacaaactcagactcaaacacacatacagacacacaaactcagactcaaaaatacacacatgcagacacacaaactcagactcaaaaatacacacatacagacacacaaactcagactcaagcacacacacagacagacacacaaactcagactcaaaaatacacacatacagacacacaaactcagactcaagcacacacacagacagacacacaaactcagactcaaaaatacacacacagacagacacacaaactcagactcaaacacaaacacacatacagacacacaaactcagactcaaacacacacacacatacagacacacaaactcagactcaaacacaaacacacatgcagacacacaaactcagactcaaaaatacacacacacagacagacacacaaactcagactcaaacacaaacaaacatacagacGCACAAACTcagactcaaacacaaacacacatgcagaaACACAAACTCAGActcaaaaatacacacacacacacacacagacacagacacacaaactcagactcaaacacaaacacacatacagacacacaaacgcAGACTCAAaaatacacacatacagacacacaaactcagactcaaaaatacacacagacacacaatctcagactcaagcacacacacatacagacagacaaACTCAGACCCAAGCgcgcacacatacagacacacaaactcaGACCCAAGCgcgcacacatacagacacacaaactcagactcaaaaatacacacacacacagacagacacacaaactcagactcaaacacaaacacaaacacacatacagacacacaaactcagactcaaaaatacacacacacagacagacacacaaactcagACCCAagcgcacacacatacagacacacaaactcagactcaagcacacacacatacagacacgcaAACTCAGTcccaagcacacacacatacagacacagaaactcagactcaagcacacacacatacagacacacaaactcagactcaagcacacacacatacagacacagaaactcagactcaagcacacacacatacagacacacaaactcaGACCCAagcgcacacacatacagacacacaaactcaGACCCAagcgcacacacatacagacacacaaactcagactcaagcacacacacatacagacacgcaAACTCAGAcccaagcacacacacatacagacacagaaactcagactcaagcacacacacatacagacacacaaactcaGACCCAagcgcacacacatacagacacgcaAACTCAGAcccaagcacacacacatacagacacagaaactcagactcaagcacacacacatacagacacgcaAACTCAGAcccaagcacacacacatacagacacgcaAACCCAGAcccaagcacacacacatacagacacgcaAACCCAGAcccaagcacacacacatacagacacagaaactcagactcaagcacacacacatacagacacgcaAACTCAGAcccaagcacacacacatacagacacacaaactcagactcaagcacacacacatacagacacgcaAACCCAGAcccaagcacacacacatacagacacacaaactcagacccaagcacacacacatacagacacacaaactcagactcaagcacacacacatacagacacacaaactcaGACCCAagcgcacacacatacagacacacaaactcagactcaaacacacacacatacagacacagaaactcacactcaaacacacacacatacagacacacaaactcaGACTCAAGCACGCACACATACAGACACGCAAACCCAGACCCAAGCACGCACACATACAGACACGCAAACTCAGACTCAAACACGCACACATACAGACACGCAAACTCAGACTCAAGcacgcacacatacagacacacaaactcaGACTCAAGCACGCACACATACAGACACGCAAACTCAGACTCAAGCACGCACACATACAGACACGCAAACCCAGAcccaagcacacacacatacagacacgcaAACTCAGACTCAAACACGCACACATACAGACACGCAAACTCAGACTCAAGcacgcacacatacagacacacaaactcaGACTCAAGCACGCACACATACAGACACGCAAACTCAGACTCAAGcacgcacacatacagacacacaaactcagactcaagcatgcacacatacagacacacaaactcagactcaagcatgcacacatacagacacagaaactcagactcaagcacacacacatacagacacacaaactcagactcaaatacacacacatacagacacacaaactcagactcaagcatgcacacatacagacacaggaACTCAGactcaagcacacacacatacagacacgcaAACTCAGACCCAAGCACACATACATACAGACACGCAAACTCAGACTCAAACACACACATTTGTTTCTGTGTATCTGCATGTAAATATTTGAATTTTTGTGTATTTGTGACTGTGTATatctgtccgtgtgtgtgtgtctttgtgtctgccGTTTgagtctgtctctgtttgtatgtgTATGTTTGACTGTGAGAGTTTCTGTATGCATGTGTATATGTATatttgagcctgtgtgtgtgtgttgagtctgCCTTTGCATGTATGTCTGTatcagtttgtgtttgtgtgtctgtctgagttTGTACATTTATCTGTGTGTTTTGAATTTGTATGTGTATGTTTCAGTCTGTCTGTGATTGTGAGTTTTGAATCTGTATGTCTGATATTTCAGTTTGTCTGCGCTTGTGTGTATTTtaatgagtttgtgtgtgagtgtgtgtgtgtttgagtctgagtttctgtgtctgtatgtgtgtgtttgagtctgagtttgtgagtcagtgtgtgtgtgtttgagtctgagtttctgtgtctgtatgtgtgtgtgtttgagtctgagtttctgtgtctgtatgtgtgtgtgtttgagtctgagtttgtgagtcagtgtgtgtgtgtgtgtgtgtttgagtctgagtttctgtgtctgtatgtgtgtgtgtttgagtctgagtttctgtgtctgtatgtgtgtgtgtttgagtctgagtttgtgagtcagtgtgtgtgtgtgtgtgtgtgtttgagtcagTACGTGTGTCCAAACCTGCCTGTGATTGCCTGTGTCCGCgcgtctgtatctgtcactgtctctgtctgtttgAGTCTGTGTCCGACTGTGGATATTGATATCGGGCTTGTTTAAAACTCAGCGCTATtctggtttaaaaaaaacagaacGAGTGAAGGAAGGAAGGGACAGAAATCGTCGGGAGATTCTGGTTTAACTCGGAGCTTTGGTCACTTTATTTGTgaagagagtttttaaaaaaaacttcagagATTTTCGGTGTGTCTGTAAGGCTGGACTTTGGAAGGGAAAAAACTGAATGAAaagggtcaggagctgattggttcCGGTGGCGATGAGCTGGGATCCTATTGGCTTTGGGAGCAGAGaagggggttcgaccgggatgagAGGAGGCGCCTGGCGAGTCTTTGGGTAGATTTTTCAATGGGACGCTAGAGCTGAGCTAATCGGGGAATTGCAGCAtccagaggggaggggagggggggcttTGTGATGTTGGACATGAAAGACGCGAAAATGATCCAGAAAATATCTTTCAGCATCAAAAGCCTCTTGCCCCAAGCGATGTTAAGTGATGACCCTGGCTTGAAGGAGGAGGCAGGAGAGTCCGAACTTGGGAAGAGCCCAGGGCCGGAGCAGGAGCAAGACTTcactgggaaggagggagagcCGAGGAGGGAAGCGAGGGAGGATGGAGTGAATGGAGAGGAGAGTGGGAGATATGAGAAACCTCCTTTCAGTTACAACGCCTTAATCATGATGGCCATTCGGCAGAGCCCCGAGAAGAGGTTGACCCTGAGCGGGATCTATGAGTTCATCATGCAGAATTTCCCCTATTATAAGGAGAACAAGCAAGGTTGGCAAAACTCCATCAGACACAACTTGAGCCTCAACAAGTGTTTCGTGAAGGTGCCCAGACACTATGATGACCCGGGCAAGGGTAACTATTGGATGCTGGACCCTTCCAGCGACGATGTCTTCATTGGAGGGACGACTGGCAAACTCAGGAGGAGGTCCACCTCAACCAGGACCAAGCTGGCGTTCAAAAGGGGGGCGAGGCTGGGCTCCAGTGGGTTGGCAGTGGCCAGCTCACTCTACTGGCCCATGCCTCCTCTCCTGTCCTTGCATCCCCCTCCCTCAAGCCCCTCTTTGAGTTACCACGCCGCCTCCTCCTACCTCGACCACCCGGCTTCTTACGTCTCCATGTTCTCCCGGAGTGCCCACCAACTGAGTGCCAGCGGCACCGAGAGGCTGCTCGGGGTCGAGGTGCCATACTCAGCCACCCTTGCCTCCTCGCTGCCCTGTGGACTCTCCATCCCCGGCTCCTACAGCCCCTGCTCCCTTAACCTTCTGAGCGGCCACACCAGTTACTTCTTCTCGCAGTTCCCGCACTCGCCAGCGACTGGCCGCGCCGCCCCCCACGGTGGAATAGCCCCGCCGCTTCTGAAGAGCGGCCCCTGCCATGAACTCGGGAGACTTTCTGCCACTTTTCCCGGATCGTATTTCCCGAACCAGAATCAAGGATCGTCCTTCAACCCCTTGATCCTATAAAGGAGCGGATTATTTATTTCAATATCAGATTTAAGGCTCAATTTACTTAtatggggttgggggcgggggggggggaataaattatTTAAAAAAGACTGTTTATCTCTGTAATATCAGTATTCAAGGACTTTATGTTCCCTCTGAGGAGGTATGTAATCCTTTAAATATTAAAGCCAAATGTTGAGTTTAAAAACTAAATCGATTTAGATTGTGACTGATTGGAATTGCTTTATAAATTAAAACACCGCTTTCAGGACAATGTTCATATTGGGATTGAACTGTTATTAAACTGTTTTGAGTTTATTGGTAATGCCGGCGGACTCACGGTGTTTTTAACCTTTATGATTGTGTGTGTAATATTAATGGTTAACAGTGGCAGGGAGCGTGTAGACTGCAGATATCCCCTTACTGTGCACACCTAGTGAATAATTTCCTGAATTCTGACAGTATCATAAGATTTGGCCACTTTCCTGGCGCTCAGACCCCGTGTAAATAAcatcactggggttcagggggatGTATTCCTCTGATCTGGGGTACACTGCCTGAAGAAAGGTGGAAGTAGactcaacagcaacttccaaaagAGACTTGAAAGGGCGCTAAGCAGGTGGAATATCTGTTTAAAAGTATTTACAGCAGGGtaagggttttttaaaaaaaaggagaaatatttgcatttatatagcgccttttaccaCCTCAGGACTTCCCGAAGtgcttcagccaatgaagtacttattgaagtgtagttactattgtgatttaggaaatgtggcagtcaatttacacacgACGAGATCCCATAAATAgcagagataaatgaccagatcatctgtttttagtgatgttggctaagggataaatattagccagtcgATATCGGGCTCACTAAAAAAAATTAAAGTGTCATTCAGGCTTTTAATTGTATATTTGGTTATTTATTCGACTGAGATTCATTTCAGCCATAAATCTAAGCAAGAAGCAGAGAGAAATGAATATCATAGTTACTAACCCTTGCACATAATTCTGCAGTACTGTTGTAAGATACCTGTTGGTGTATGTGTAAGGGAATgtagaaaatctttttttttttaacctcatCACATAATTGAACGGAACTTTTAGCCCTTATGGTGCATGCTGTTAGCCTGTCCAAAC of the Heterodontus francisci isolate sHetFra1 chromosome 40, sHetFra1.hap1, whole genome shotgun sequence genome contains:
- the LOC137352971 gene encoding uncharacterized protein, translated to MCVCLSLSLCVCMCVRLGLSLCVCMCVCLSLSLCVCMCVCLGLSLCVCMCVCLGLGLRVCMCVCLSLSLCVCMCVCLGLSLRVCMCVCLSLSFCVCMCVCLGLGLRVCMCVCLGLGLRVCMCVCLGLSLRVCMCVCLSLSFCVCMCVCLGLSLRVCMCVRLGLSLCVCMCVCLSLSFCVCMCVCLGLSLRVCMCVCLSLSLCVCMCVRLGLSLCVCMCVRLGLSLCVCMCVCLSLSFCVCMCVCLSLSLCVCMCVCLSLSFCVCMCVCLGLSLRVCMCVCLSLSLCVCILSLCVCMFVCV
- the LOC137353209 gene encoding forkhead box protein G1-like, which encodes MLDMKDAKMIQKISFSIKSLLPQAMLSDDPGLKEEAGESELGKSPGPEQEQDFTGKEGEPRREAREDGVNGEESGRYEKPPFSYNALIMMAIRQSPEKRLTLSGIYEFIMQNFPYYKENKQGWQNSIRHNLSLNKCFVKVPRHYDDPGKGNYWMLDPSSDDVFIGGTTGKLRRRSTSTRTKLAFKRGARLGSSGLAVASSLYWPMPPLLSLHPPPSSPSLSYHAASSYLDHPASYVSMFSRSAHQLSASGTERLLGVEVPYSATLASSLPCGLSIPGSYSPCSLNLLSGHTSYFFSQFPHSPATGRAAPHGGIAPPLLKSGPCHELGRLSATFPGSYFPNQNQGSSFNPLIL